One window of Theropithecus gelada isolate Dixy chromosome 4, Tgel_1.0, whole genome shotgun sequence genomic DNA carries:
- the GLO1 gene encoding lactoylglutathione lyase isoform X5 has product MAEPQPPSGGLTDEAALSCCSDADPSTKDFLLQQTMLRVKDPKKSLDFYTRVLGMTLIQKCDFPAMKFSLYFLAYEDKNDIPKDKEEKIAWALSRKATLELTHNWGTEDDETQSYHNGNSDPRGFGHIGIAVPDVHSACKRPCQPRLYC; this is encoded by the exons ATGGCAGAACCGCAGCCCCCGTCCGGCGGCCTCACTGACGAGGCCGCCCTCAGTTGCTGCTCCGACGCGGACCCCAGTACCAAG gATTTTCTATTGCAGCAGACCATGCTACGAGTGAAAGATCCTAAGAAGTCACTGGATTTTTATACTAGAGTTCTTGGAATGAC GTTAATCCAAAAATGTGATTTTCCTGCTATGAAGTTTTCACTCTATTTCTTGGCTTATGAGGATAAAAATGACATCCCgaaagataaagaggaaaaaatagcCTGGGCGCTCTCCAGAAAAGCTACACTGGAGCTGACACA CAACTGGGGCACTGAAGATGATGAGACCCAGAGTTACCACAATGGCAATTCAGACCCTCGAGGGTTTG GTCACATTGGAATTGCTGTTCCTGATGTACACAGTGCTTGTAAAAG GCCATGCCAACCGCGCTTGTACTGCTAG
- the GLO1 gene encoding lactoylglutathione lyase isoform X4, with product MLRVKDPKKSLDFYTRVLGMTLIQKCDFPAMKFSLYFLAYEDKNDIPKDKEEKIAWALSRKATLELTHNWGTEDDETQSYHNGNSDPRGFGHIGIAVPDVHSACKRFEELGVKFVKKPDDGKMKGLAFIQDPDGYWIEILNPNKMATLM from the exons ATGCTACGAGTGAAAGATCCTAAGAAGTCACTGGATTTTTATACTAGAGTTCTTGGAATGAC GTTAATCCAAAAATGTGATTTTCCTGCTATGAAGTTTTCACTCTATTTCTTGGCTTATGAGGATAAAAATGACATCCCgaaagataaagaggaaaaaatagcCTGGGCGCTCTCCAGAAAAGCTACACTGGAGCTGACACA CAACTGGGGCACTGAAGATGATGAGACCCAGAGTTACCACAATGGCAATTCAGACCCTCGAGGGTTTG GTCACATTGGAATTGCTGTTCCTGATGTACACAGTGCTTGTAAAAGGTTCGAAGAACTGGGAGTCAAATTTGTGAAGAAACCTGATGATG GTAAAATGAAAGGCCTGGCATTTATTCAAGATCCTGATGGCTACTGGATTGAAATTTTGAATCCTAACAAAATGGCAACTTTAATGTAG
- the GLO1 gene encoding lactoylglutathione lyase isoform X2: MAEPQPPSGGLTDEAALSCCSDADPSTKQTMLRVKDPKKSLDFYTRVLGMTLIQKCDFPAMKFSLYFLAYEDKNDIPKDKEEKIAWALSRKATLELTHNWGTEDDETQSYHNGNSDPRGFGHIGIAVPDVHSACKRFEELGVKFVKKPDDGKMKGLAFIQDPDGYWIEILNPNKMATLM, encoded by the exons ATGGCAGAACCGCAGCCCCCGTCCGGCGGCCTCACTGACGAGGCCGCCCTCAGTTGCTGCTCCGACGCGGACCCCAGTACCAAG CAGACCATGCTACGAGTGAAAGATCCTAAGAAGTCACTGGATTTTTATACTAGAGTTCTTGGAATGAC GTTAATCCAAAAATGTGATTTTCCTGCTATGAAGTTTTCACTCTATTTCTTGGCTTATGAGGATAAAAATGACATCCCgaaagataaagaggaaaaaatagcCTGGGCGCTCTCCAGAAAAGCTACACTGGAGCTGACACA CAACTGGGGCACTGAAGATGATGAGACCCAGAGTTACCACAATGGCAATTCAGACCCTCGAGGGTTTG GTCACATTGGAATTGCTGTTCCTGATGTACACAGTGCTTGTAAAAGGTTCGAAGAACTGGGAGTCAAATTTGTGAAGAAACCTGATGATG GTAAAATGAAAGGCCTGGCATTTATTCAAGATCCTGATGGCTACTGGATTGAAATTTTGAATCCTAACAAAATGGCAACTTTAATGTAG
- the GLO1 gene encoding lactoylglutathione lyase isoform X3, translating into MAEPQPPSGGLTDEAALSCCSDADPSTKTMLRVKDPKKSLDFYTRVLGMTLIQKCDFPAMKFSLYFLAYEDKNDIPKDKEEKIAWALSRKATLELTHNWGTEDDETQSYHNGNSDPRGFGHIGIAVPDVHSACKRFEELGVKFVKKPDDGKMKGLAFIQDPDGYWIEILNPNKMATLM; encoded by the exons ATGGCAGAACCGCAGCCCCCGTCCGGCGGCCTCACTGACGAGGCCGCCCTCAGTTGCTGCTCCGACGCGGACCCCAGTACCAAG ACCATGCTACGAGTGAAAGATCCTAAGAAGTCACTGGATTTTTATACTAGAGTTCTTGGAATGAC GTTAATCCAAAAATGTGATTTTCCTGCTATGAAGTTTTCACTCTATTTCTTGGCTTATGAGGATAAAAATGACATCCCgaaagataaagaggaaaaaatagcCTGGGCGCTCTCCAGAAAAGCTACACTGGAGCTGACACA CAACTGGGGCACTGAAGATGATGAGACCCAGAGTTACCACAATGGCAATTCAGACCCTCGAGGGTTTG GTCACATTGGAATTGCTGTTCCTGATGTACACAGTGCTTGTAAAAGGTTCGAAGAACTGGGAGTCAAATTTGTGAAGAAACCTGATGATG GTAAAATGAAAGGCCTGGCATTTATTCAAGATCCTGATGGCTACTGGATTGAAATTTTGAATCCTAACAAAATGGCAACTTTAATGTAG
- the GLO1 gene encoding lactoylglutathione lyase isoform X1, with protein sequence MAEPQPPSGGLTDEAALSCCSDADPSTKDFLLQQTMLRVKDPKKSLDFYTRVLGMTLIQKCDFPAMKFSLYFLAYEDKNDIPKDKEEKIAWALSRKATLELTHNWGTEDDETQSYHNGNSDPRGFGHIGIAVPDVHSACKRFEELGVKFVKKPDDGKMKGLAFIQDPDGYWIEILNPNKMATLM encoded by the exons ATGGCAGAACCGCAGCCCCCGTCCGGCGGCCTCACTGACGAGGCCGCCCTCAGTTGCTGCTCCGACGCGGACCCCAGTACCAAG gATTTTCTATTGCAGCAGACCATGCTACGAGTGAAAGATCCTAAGAAGTCACTGGATTTTTATACTAGAGTTCTTGGAATGAC GTTAATCCAAAAATGTGATTTTCCTGCTATGAAGTTTTCACTCTATTTCTTGGCTTATGAGGATAAAAATGACATCCCgaaagataaagaggaaaaaatagcCTGGGCGCTCTCCAGAAAAGCTACACTGGAGCTGACACA CAACTGGGGCACTGAAGATGATGAGACCCAGAGTTACCACAATGGCAATTCAGACCCTCGAGGGTTTG GTCACATTGGAATTGCTGTTCCTGATGTACACAGTGCTTGTAAAAGGTTCGAAGAACTGGGAGTCAAATTTGTGAAGAAACCTGATGATG GTAAAATGAAAGGCCTGGCATTTATTCAAGATCCTGATGGCTACTGGATTGAAATTTTGAATCCTAACAAAATGGCAACTTTAATGTAG